The DNA region GGGCGGTTTGCGCGCAGGATTGGCAGTTCCCTGCACAGCGGGCGTGTCAGCGCCCGGGTGCTTGAAACGGGCCGGCCCATCTTCATCAAAGATCCCGAAATGGAGCCGCTCTGCCAGAACTGCCTGAACCTTTCGGTTTGTAAAGACCAGTGCGAACTGCGGGTGCCAATCAAATTGGATATGGAAGTGATTGGTACGCTGGGGATCGCATCCTCCTCCCCGGAACAGTATACGGAAATCATCGGCCGTTATGAGCAGATGTTTGTTTTTGCAAACCATATGGCGTCGCTGATAGCGCTCAAGGCGCGTGAAGTCCAGGATCAGAAGATCCGGTCGTATGACCGCCGCGTGCAGGACCAGCTCGGCAACCTGCTTATGGACGGCGTGCTGCTTCTGGACGAAAATAATCAGATCCTCTATATGAACCAGCGCAGTGAAAAGATCCTGGGCAACACGCTGGCGCAGCTGCAATACCTGCGTAAAATACGACAGCTTTCTGTTCAGGAAAAGACGGGCGGAGATGAAAACGCCACTGTATTTGAGATTAAAATCCGAGACAAACGTCACGACCTTTCGGGGAAATGCCGCCAGATCAAAGGGGTCGAAGATGACGAGATTGTGCGGGTATTCGTATTCAGCGATATCCGTTCGCGCGACGAGGCCGCCCAGCAGCCGCAGGCGCAGGACAAATACACCTTTGACTATCTGCTTGGCGCGAGCGCTCCCTGGGCACAGGCGGTCGAAGCCTGCCGGGAATCCGCCTACAACACCAACTGCATCCTCCTGAGCGGCGAGCCCGGAACCGGAAAAGAGCTCTACGCCCATGCAATCCACAATGAGAGCGTACGCCGCAACAACCGATTCCTGCGGCTTGGCCGGGACGCGGATGTGGATGAGATGTTCCAGAAAATGTTCCCGGATACGGAAAATGTCAGCGGGGATGGGCTGATCATTCGCAACGAGATGATCGACGGCTGCACTTTTTTTGTGGATGGCGTTGAGACGCTTTCCCCGCGCAACCAGGATATTCTGCTGCTGATCATCCGCAGCAGCCAGCTGAACAATACCAAGGTGATCTGTTCGACCAGTGCGAATCTGCGGCGGATGGCCCAGATGGGAGATTTCCGATACGATCTGCTCTATATCCTGGAGATGTACACTGTTGAGATCCCTCCGCTGCGCGCACGCGGGCAGGACGTACTGCTCTTTGTTGAGCGGCATTTGGAGCGTTACAATAAGCTGACGGGAAAAAATTTGACCATTTCAAAACAGCTCAAGGAGATGTTTCTCAATTATTCCTGGAAAGGCAACATCCGTGAAGTTGAGAATGTCATCTCCTACATTGTGGAGAACAGCGACGACGACGCGGAGGTGCTCACTCCGGAGAACCTGCCGCAGCTGATTCTGGAGCGCCTGCGGGACGACAAGAAGAACGCTTACAACTTGGAAAACGCTGAAAAAGAACTCATCATCAAAGCGCTTAACGACTTTGGCAACAACGCCCGCTCCAAATCGCTTGTGGCCAAAGAACTTGGCATCAGCAGCGCTACGCTGTACCGCAAGCTCAAACAGTACCGCATCCAGCAGAATATGCTGTTTGAATGATCTGCTGGAATTACGGCGGACACGATGTCAGAGAAAATCGATTTGTGCAGAGATATCCTTGAATTGGAAAAATGAGCGCTCCGGCTCTGCGTCGGAACGCTCATTTTCCTATTTATGGGCGTTTTCATATGCCTGACGGATTTCTTCCGGCATATCCTCTGGTTTCATACAGCTGAGCCGCTTCTCGTTCCCGTCCTTGATGGCCTCCCCGTAATACCAGCACTTGAATTTCAGCATATCCAGCACCCTGTTCATCCGCTCAATTTCCATTTCTACGGTTGCTTTCTGTTTGATGAACAGCTCTCTGCGCTGCGGATAAGTTTCGCTTCCCTGCACACACCACTGCATAAACCGTTTGATGTCCTTGATCTCCATGCCGGATTTTTTCAGACATTCAATGACCCGAATGGCTTCCATCTCTTTTTCACCAAACTTGCGGATTCCGGAGATTCGCTGTATGTCAGGAAACAGGCCTTCTTTGTCATAATACCGCAGCGTGGAGATGGGCAATCCAAACATCTCGGATACCTGGCCGATCGTATACATCATCTGTCCTCCTGGATTTTAAAATTGGATATTGACCTAAAGTCAGGTTTATGTCTTATACTGATCATATCAACTGGAGGCGGGTTTGTCAAATCTGTCTTTGGGAGGTTTTAAAATGGGAAAAAGGAGTATTTTAGACATGAAAGAGAACCTTGAACTATCGATGCAGTGGGATAAGACCTTTCCCAAAAGCGAAAAGGTCGATCATCAGAAAGTAACATTTCGCAACCGCTATGGCATTACGCTGGCCGCGGATTTGTATGTTCCCAAAAACGCAAAGGGGAAGCTTCCGGCCATTGCGGTGAGCGGTCCGTTTGGCGCGGTAAAGGAACAGTCCTCTGGTCTTTACGCGCAGGCAATGGCAGAAAAGGGCTTTTTGGCCATTGCTTTTGATCCCTCTTTTACAGGCGAGAGCGGCGGGTTGCCCAGATACGTGGCCTCCCCGGACATCAACACAGAGGATTTCCAGGCCGCAGTCGATTTTCTGTCTGCGCAGGACAATGCTGATCCGGAAAAAATCGGGACCATTGGCATCTGCGGCTGGGGCGGAATGGCTTTGAACGCGGCGGCGGTGGATACCAGGATCAAGGCGACGGTAACTTCCACTATGTACGATATGAGCCGGGTCAATGCAAAGGGATATTTTGATTTGGAGGACAGCGAAGAGGTCCGCCATGAAAAACGCAGGGCTCTGAACGCGCAGAGAACTGTAGACTATAAAAACGGGGAATATGCGAGGGCTGGCGGCGTAGTCGATCCTGTGCCGGAGGATGCCCCGTTCTTTATAAAGGACTATTACGACTATTATAAGACTAGCCGGGGCTATCATAAACGCTCTCTGAATTCTAACGGCGGATGGAATGTAACCTCTTCCTTGTCCTTTCTGAACATGCCGATTTTGCAGTATGCGGATGAGATACGCAGCGCTGTATTGTTGATTCATGGCGAAAAAGCGCATTCCCTCTATTTCAGCAAAGATGCTTATGCAATGCTGAAAGGGGACAACAAGGAGCTGATGGTCATTCCAGATGCCGTTCATACCGACCTCTATGATAAAATGGAGGTAATCCCCTTTGAAAAAATGGCGGCATTCTTCGAGAAGTACATGGTTTGATCCAATTTGGGGAGCGGGCATACTGCGAAAAAGGCGAATGCCGTTTTATTGGCATTCGCCTTCCTGGATAGATCCATAAAAGCCCCGCGTATGGAAATTCCATACAGCGGGGCTTTTGGCTGTTTATTCCGCCTTGGCTGGGACGGCAATCGGTTCAGATGCGAAGATGTAGGTTCCAAGCTGGCGTGTTTTCAGCAAAAAAACAAGCTCGTCGTCATCGTTTGTAACGAACTTGCCTTTGCTGGTGATGTCGGCAAGCTGCCCGCTTGAAACGTCGTAGACGATGATGTCATCCTCCTCGACGGTAAGTTCGCCGTCCTCATCCACATACGGGACCGGCAGTTCCAGCGTTGCGCGGGAGGTGGAGGGGATTTCCGGATTGTGCCAGAAGTTGCGGATGAAGGCGTCCTGATTTGCGAAGAGTGGGGTATAAGGGGCGGTGGGATACCATTTGGTGGAGAGCTTCACCGCCATTTTGGAGGTGTCGTTGTCGCCGGAAACCGAGAGCTTTGCAAGGGTGTCGTTGGCATCTTCCCAGGTGATTTCACTGTCTTCATTTTTGAGCGGCTTTACCACGATGCCGCCGTCGCCCGCGGTGGCGGTGTAATCGGCGTCATATTTCGTGTTCTGCACAAAGCCTTCGACCGGGATTTCGATTTTGGTGCCCTTCTTGATGACGCCGACATAGCCTGAAGTCCCGTCCGCTTTGAGCTCTGCGAGCAGCGCGTCGGTGGCTTCTTCAAATCGTTTATGGCTGTCAAAAGCGACAATGTCCTTCTTCGCGGTGAAGATGGCGGTGCCGCTGATCTTAAATTCCTCGTCGCTCGGCGTTTCGTTCAGGATGAAGCGGAAGGCGACGATGCGCTCGTTTGTATAACCGGATGTCGAGAGCGGATATTGAAGCTCCGGGAATTTCTTCTCAACAATCAGGACGTAACGGAACCGGTTGGCGTTGTCGTCCTTATCGAATTTGACCTTGAAGAGGTCGCGGTCGTTGAAGACCGGGTTTTTTGCCAGATAGGGGGAAGTGATATAGAAATCCTCGTCCGAGCGGAAATCGGAAGCGGCATCAATCGGATTTCCATCCGCATCGAACGGATAAGCGTGGTTCAGGTCGAGCGTTCCGCTGCCTCCGGTAATCTTTTTGACGGTTTCTGCGATCTCCTTCTCGGTCATGTAGTCGCCTTCCTCCGGCGCCGCGAAGGCGGTGATGCCAACCGAGAGGGACAGGGCTGCCGCAAGAATCATTGCAAGTACTCTTTTCATAAGTTCCTCCTAATTTTTGTTCGGCGTTTTTTAAGCGCGCAACGCTCCTATCATACCAGAAACAGGCGGGATCGTCTACTGTTTTCTGGAAAAATTTATATAAAACTAATTGTAGATTGCATTAAAAACAGGCTGCATTTTGGCGATCCACTGATTCTTTTCCCTGCTATAAAATTTGGTGTCGGAATTAACCGCAAAGGGGATTCCGGCATCGGTTAACTGTTCTGTCATATAGCCGGCAAATTGGATCTGCTCCTCAATCGTATAGTCATCCCCGTCGTTATAATTGCCCGGCATCCACGCGCCTACCCATGTTGGGACGTTGGTCTGCTTCTGCCAATCCAGCGCCAGCTTTATTTTTTTGTCGATCAATGCGCGTTCCTGCATTGTCCCGCTTGTCCAGAGTTTGCGTTCGTTTCTTTTGCTGGGATCGGGCGCGTAGAAATGCCACTCGGCCATCAGGTAACCGTTGTGCTGCGTGGGTATTTTGAGTTCTTGCAGATATGCTGCGTCGGAGCGCAGCCGAAGGTTGCAATTCCCATAGAGGGAATGCGTTCACAGCCGGACAATAGACGCCGAACCATATGAAAAGGCGATGCGACTCGGGAGAGATCGCACCGCCATTTCAGTGCGGGAACAGGCAGGAAGACCCCGCCTGTTCCCGCACAAGGGGATACAGGAATCTGCTGTATGATTATAGAGATGTAGGGATTGGTTATATCAGTTGGGGAAGATGCCGCGGATCTTCTTGGCGGCGACCAGGCGCTTGATGGCAACCATGTGCGCGCCCATGCGAAAGGTGGTATTCTTGCTCTCCTTGGCTTCGGCAACTTCCTTGAAGGCCCGGAGCATGATGCCCTCGAGCATCTCGTTGGTCTGGCTTTCGTCCCAGATCAGCCGCTGGATGTTCTGGACCCACTCGAAGTAGGAAACAACCACGCCGCCCGCGTTCGCCAGGATGTCCGGCACAACCGGAATGCCGCGTTTGTTCAGGATCTCGTCGCCCTCAACCGTCGTCGGGCCGTTCGCGCCTTCGACCACAAGCTTCGCCTTGACCGTGTCCGCGTTGTCGCCCGTGATCTGGTTCTGCAGCGCGCAGGGAACCAGCACGTCGCAGTCGCAGGCGATCAGCTCGGCGTTCGAAATCTTCCTGCAGCCAGGAGCGGTGTATCCCTCGAGGGTGTGGGAATCGCTTTCGGCAATGTATTTGCGCATCGCGGTGATGTCGAGCCCCTCGGGGTTGTAGTAGCCGCCCGAGATATCGCTGACCGCCACGATCTTGCGTCCGCAGTCATGCAGCAGCTGCGCGGCCACGCCGCCCACGTTGCCCATGCCCTGTACTGCCACGCGTACGTCGCCTCCGTCGTGCATGCCCAGGTATTTGATCGCCTCGTTTACAATGATCATGACGCCCCGGCCGGTCGCTTCGCTTCTGCCCAGCGCGCCGCCGATCTCGATCGGCTTGCCCGTGACAACGCCAGGTACCGCCCGGCCGTTGAACATGCTGTAGGTGTCCATGATCCAGCCCATGATTTCGGCGTTGGTGTTGACGTCCGGAGCGGGAATGTCGCGTTCCGGTCCGATGATCGGCAGGATCATCGCGGTGTAGCGGCGGGTCAGGCGCTCAAGCTCCGCCTTCGAGAGTTTGCGGGGATCGACCTTGACCGCGCCCTTCGCGCCGCCGTAGGGGATGTTCACCACCGCGCACTTGAAGCTCATCCAGGCCGCCAGCGCCTTGACTTCGTCCATGTCCACTTCCTGATGGTACCGGATGCCGCCCTTGCACGGGCCGCGGGAACTGCTGTGCTGGACACGGTAGCCGTCGAAAACCTCCACCGATCCGTCGTCCATCTTGACCGGGATCGACACCTTCAGTTCCCGTTCCGGATGTTTGAGCGCGATGTAGTCATTTTCCTCCAGTCCCAGCATTTTTGCCGCTTCGTCCAGGACCTCCAGCATGTTTTCATATGGGTTATATGCTTTTGCCATGACTTCTTTTCTCCTAATTCATCTTTCAGATTAAAGACCTGATTACTCGAATTCCCGGAAAACCCGGTCGTAGCGCTCAAGCACCTCGTCCATCAGCGGGATGGATTCGTAGCAGATATAGGTCTTGCCGCCGCCGGAGATAATGATCCCTTCCGCTGCCAGCGCCATTGCAAATTCCATGACGCACTGCGAAGCTTCCTTCTGCTGGCGCGCCGCCTCCGGGTCGCCGGGCTTGTAGAAGGTGGGGATATGCTGGCTGGCAGCAACATCGATATGCAGGATTGTCTGATGGTTGAAGATCAGCGCGGGAATATCATATTTTTCAGTCAGCAGCGCTATTTCCTTCATGAATTTGTCCGCAGCCGCGGCCATCTGCGGATGTGCGTTTAACCGGGCAAGCTCGTTGATGGTGCAGCATCCGGCATAAGCGGTTAACGGGTTCGCCGACAGGGTGCCGCCCACGCGCACTTTCTTTGAACGATCCTTGTTGATACCCGCCGCAAGCATCTCCATAATTTCACGGCGTCCACCGATGCCCCCTGCGCACGGATAGCCGCCGCCGATAATTTTTCCAAAGATAGTGAGATCCGGCTTGGTTCCGAACTGGGCCTGCGCGCCGCCCATGCCGAGGCGGAAAGCGGTGACGACTTCGTCATAAATGAGCAGCGCGTTATATTTTTTGCACAGCTCTTTTGCGGCCTTGTGATAGGCGGGCGTGAGCGGAACAGCGCCGCTGTCCTGTCCGAGTGGTTCCATGATGAACGCGGCCGTACCGCCCAGCTTTTCATTTGCGATGAACTGAGCCTCAAGCGCCTCGACATCGTTGGGCTCCACACAGTGGGTGCTCTTGAAGCAGTCGACGGGGATGCCGTTCATGCAGTCCAGTCCGTCGGGTGCTTCGCTCGCATTATAAATGAGCTGGTCGCTCCAGCCGTGATATCCGCCGCGGATACGGATGAGTTCCCGCTTTCCCGTGAAGGCACGCGCCAGACGGATGCCGATGATGTCGGCCTCGGTGCCGGAACCGAGCATGCGGAACATTTCACAGGAGGGGAAATACTGGTTGATCAGTTCAGCGAGCTTGCGCTCATAATCGCTGTAAAGTCCGCTCAGCGGCCCTTTTTCATTGATAAATTCGGTGCATTCCTTGTGGAGGTAATTGTTACCCAGGATGACAGGACCGCCGGCCATCAAAAGGTCATAATAGCGGTTTCCATCCACATCGTAAAGGTATGGGCCTTCCGCTTTATCGATCGAAATCGGAAAGGGATGGTTATTGGCAAGGTTATGCTGTATGCCGCCCGGAATGACCTTCTGCGCGGCCTCATATTGCTTTTTGGACGTTGCGCAGTTGGTGTCGAACCATTTCTCATAGCGGTCGATCGCGCTTCTTTTCAGCTTTTTGCGATGTTTCATGATTTCGCCGGCCTGGGCATGGATTGCGGCGTAATCGGACCAATCCAGATACTTTGACATTTCTCAGATCCTCCAATCAAATTTGTGCAGGTATATGATCAATACCCCGCATCGGCAGGGTATCCGCAACATGGGGTCTCCTTTCCACCGTCAAAGAGCGGACAGATAGAGCCGCTCCACATCTTGAATGGTGCTTTGACGCGGGTTGGCAAGGATATTTCCGCTTTTCATGGCGTCCGCCGCCATCAGCGGGATTTTTTCCGCCGTTACCCCGGCCGCGGACAGCGATCCCGGGATGTCAAAATCCCGCAGCAGAGCGCGGATTTCGTCCACCAGCACAGATGGTGCAAAATCGTCGCCCGCTTTTTTACGGCTGATAAAATTGTAGATATCGCGGTAGCGTCCGTTGTCGGCCATCGCGTTGTATTCGAGGATCACCGGCAGCAGGATGGCGTTTGCAATCCCGTGCGGCACATTGAAATAGGCGCTCACCGGATGGGACATGGCATGGACATTGCCGAGCCTGGCCCATGCGAACGCGATGCCCGCAAACATGCTCCCGGACAGCATGGCGCAGGCAGCTTCGGAATCCTGCCGGTTGGCCACAAAGCGGCGGATGCTGCCGCCGATGAGTTCCATCGCCTTTTGGGCCATCGCGTCGGAAAAGGGCGACGCGCTGCGGGAGAGGTATGCTTCCAGCGCGTGGATGAAAGCGTCTATTCCGGTGGATGCCGCGACCGGGGCGGGCAGCGATGTGATCAGGCTGGGGTCGAGCAGCGCGTAGCGCGGGACGATCTCATAACTGAAGATGGACAATTTATAGTTGCGCGCATGGTCGGTGATAACTGAAAAAGCAGTTACTTCGCTTCCGGTGCCGGCGGTCGTGGGGATTGCAACCAATGGGACAATCGGCCCGGGCACCAGGTGTGCGCCCTCATATTGTGTGATTTCTCCGCCGTGCTTTACAAGGATTCCGACTGCCTTGGCAACGTCCATTGGGCTTCCGCCGCCGAGCGCGATGATGCTGGTGGCCCCAAATCCACGATAGGCGGCGGCGGCCTTTTCAACCGTCTGCACCGAGGGGTTCGCTTCCACATCGAGGAATGCGGAGAGCTGGACGCCAGCCGCCTCCGCGAGATCGGAGATCCGCTTTACGAGCCCCAGCTTTTCCAGCATACGGTCCGAAATGAGCAGGACGCGGTCAGAACGGCACCTGTGCAGCAGCTCCGGCAACTGTGCAAGGCTTCCGTTGCCAAAGACGACCTCCTGCGGCACGCTGAAGGTAAAGTTCTTCATTCCCATAGCCTCCAAAGATACATTTCCTTGTTTACTTTAAAATGTGGTTTTGTATTGATGTTTTGTGAAATTTAATTGGTATTAAGTTGTTTTTAGAGCTCTAAAACATATATAACAGAAAAAAAGCCGCTTGTCAATTCAAAAATGAAATTCATGATGGGATTCGCGAACTTTTGTGAGAACGCATAAAAAGAGGCATGCGACCAGTTATAAACCGACGAATTTTTTGAGGTGGATTTTTTGCTTCCGATCTTGTATAATGAAAACAACGGATTGCCCCACAAGCAAAAACAATTGTAAGGGATCGGATGATTATGCTAACGATTGAACGACAGGAACAGATCAAAAATATACTCCTTGAACAGAAAAGCGTTTCGGTGGCGGATTTGACGGCCCGCTTTGACGTCAGTTTTGAAACGATCCGCAGGGACCTGAAGGTTCTGGAGAAAGAGGGCTTTGTTGAAAAATCTTATGGCGGCGCGATTTTGAAGCAGCGGGTTAACAACACGGCCGATTTCCAAATGCTCTCCAATATCATGGTGGAAGCCAAACAGCGGATGGCTGCGATGGCGCTGAACTTCATCTCGCCGGGCGACTGCATCTATATCGGTTTTGCCACAACCTGCGTGCAGATTGCCGAACTGCTGGACAACATCCCAATCACCGTCCTGACAAGTTCTCTGGAGGTGATGAACAAGCTTTCCGGGAAGAAAAATATCACCCTGTTTTCGACGGGCGGGGCCTGGGACGCCCGTAACTGCGCCTTCACCGGGCGGACCGCGGTGGACAACCTGGCGCAGTTTCATTTGGATAAGGCGTTCATCTCCTGCCGGGCTCTGAGCATGGAGAACGGGATCAGCGACAAGACCGAGGCGGAATCGGATATGCGCCGCAGGATTGTCGAGTCCTCCAACGAGGTTTATCTGCTGGCGGATAATTCCAAATTTGGTAAGATGACCTTTGTGAAAACTTGTGGGTTTGAACGCATTACCGCTGTTATCACGGATAAGACGCTTTCCAAGCCGTGGGCCTCTTTCCTGGACGATTTGAAAATTGCGCATTACGACTGCGAGCACCCTCTTGAAAGCGCAGAAGATCCGGAAAAATAAAATACGTGTTCGGCGCCGCCGCGGGTAACCGATGATGCCCGCGGCGGTTTTGTTTTGCCTTTTTGAGGCAAAAAAGTGAAGCTTTGTGTTGTATTTAGAACGAATACCCCGGAATATGCGCCTATATAAAACCGATATTCCCAGAATAACAATTTGATATGTGGATTTTCTGTGCGTCATTCACAAAAAACAGAGAGCAAAAATAGATTAAACCACAAAATCGGTCTTAACTAAGATGATTTATATTGACAGTTGAGGTATTTTGAAATATTATAACTACAGTCAGCCGTTTTAAAAGAAAATCAAATGGTATCATGATGTTTTATGAGGTATAATTTTGCGTTCTCAGAAAAACATCACTAAAAGCCAAATGAATTTGTATGTGTTGGGCCGGAGCCCGGAATGGTTGGCGGAAGGTGTGTTTCTATCAATCAAAAGGAGGCAACGAGAAACAATGGAAGCAATATCTGCAAAAAGACAAGCGAAATTCGATGCCGTTAGCTTTGAACCGGATGCAAAGGTTCCGCTCAGAGATAAGTGGTGCCTCGGTCTGACCGGCCTTGCCACAAACGGCCCTTGGGTGATCTTTGGTTACTTCCTGACCTACTTTTATACGGATGTGCTGGGCATGTCCGGCGTTCTGGCAGGTTCCCTTATGATGTTTGCTCGCGTATTCGACGCAATCACCGACCTTATCATCGGTTGGTGCATCGACCACTTCAATCTGAAGTGGGGCAAATACCGCTCCTGGGTTCTCTTCTCCATTCCGATCCAATTCATCCTCTTTATTATGGTGTTCACCGCATTGCCTGACACGAGTTCTACGCTCCAGATGGTGGTTGCATGCGTGGGTTATGGCTGCTACGGCGCGATCGGTTCGACCCTGTGCTTCATACCGATGAACTGCCAGGTCACCAACACCGCCCGCAACCAGACCGAGCGCGCCTCGATCGCGGCGATCAAGGGCTTCACCAAGAACGCCGGCAAGCTGATCGTTGTGGCCTGCTTCCTCCCGCTGGTCAATTTCTTTGGGGGCGGAAGCCTGAGCCGTGGTTTCTTCATTGCGGCAATTATGTTCTCCGCCATCTATGTGGCTCCCGTCATCTGGACCTTCTTTGCCAGTGAAAAATACGAGCTGAACGCGGATGGCTCCTACCGTGAGCACCTGCGTGACCTGAGAGTGGAAAAAGGCGAAACGGTCAGCTTTGGCCAGCAGGTCAGCGACCTCGTCCGCAACCGTCCCGCGATGGTGACCGTTGTCTCCACCTTCCTGCTTTACATTCTGGACGGTATCCGTTCCGGCACCACCGTTTATCTTTACAACAATTACTTCGAGCGTCCGGAACTGGCCTCGATCGCCCTGTTCTTCAACGCGGGCTGCGCGATCGCCGGTTCGTTCTGTATCCAGTATTTCATCCGGCTGTTTAAGGATTCCAACCGCGCATACATCTTCACAATGGTCACCGGAGCCGGTATGTACCTGGCGTGGTTCGGCATTATCTGCGCCGTTGGACGCGAGCAGGCCGGACAGATGATGGGCCTTGGACAGCCCCTGTTCATCCTGTATGCGCTGTGCGGCTTTATGCAGGGCGCGCACCTGGTATTCCCGGATGTCATGCTGCCGCAGGCGGTTGACTACGGCCAGTGGAAATATGACCGCAACCAGGCGGGCTTCATCTTCGCGAGCTATGGCTTCTGCCTGACCATCGGCGGCGCGATTGGCGGCGGCCTGCTGGGCTTCATGCTCGACGGAATCGGCTATAGCGCCGGTGCGGACATGGCGGAATCGGTCCTCAAAGGACTGCTGTTGATCGGCGTCCTGCTGCCGTCGATCCTGACCCTTGTACAGGCGTTTGTTCAGAGCCTTACCGGCCTGAATGATAAAAAGCATGCCCAGTGCGTCAAGGAGATCGCTGA from Anaerotruncus rubiinfantis includes:
- a CDS encoding sigma 54-interacting transcriptional regulator, with the protein product METLLMSIQKDITQYVGMMSMIFPADVDVADQNLIRVAGTGRFARRIGSSLHSGRVSARVLETGRPIFIKDPEMEPLCQNCLNLSVCKDQCELRVPIKLDMEVIGTLGIASSSPEQYTEIIGRYEQMFVFANHMASLIALKAREVQDQKIRSYDRRVQDQLGNLLMDGVLLLDENNQILYMNQRSEKILGNTLAQLQYLRKIRQLSVQEKTGGDENATVFEIKIRDKRHDLSGKCRQIKGVEDDEIVRVFVFSDIRSRDEAAQQPQAQDKYTFDYLLGASAPWAQAVEACRESAYNTNCILLSGEPGTGKELYAHAIHNESVRRNNRFLRLGRDADVDEMFQKMFPDTENVSGDGLIIRNEMIDGCTFFVDGVETLSPRNQDILLLIIRSSQLNNTKVICSTSANLRRMAQMGDFRYDLLYILEMYTVEIPPLRARGQDVLLFVERHLERYNKLTGKNLTISKQLKEMFLNYSWKGNIREVENVISYIVENSDDDAEVLTPENLPQLILERLRDDKKNAYNLENAEKELIIKALNDFGNNARSKSLVAKELGISSATLYRKLKQYRIQQNMLFE
- a CDS encoding MerR family transcriptional regulator — translated: MYTIGQVSEMFGLPISTLRYYDKEGLFPDIQRISGIRKFGEKEMEAIRVIECLKKSGMEIKDIKRFMQWCVQGSETYPQRRELFIKQKATVEMEIERMNRVLDMLKFKCWYYGEAIKDGNEKRLSCMKPEDMPEEIRQAYENAHK
- a CDS encoding alpha/beta hydrolase, translating into MKENLELSMQWDKTFPKSEKVDHQKVTFRNRYGITLAADLYVPKNAKGKLPAIAVSGPFGAVKEQSSGLYAQAMAEKGFLAIAFDPSFTGESGGLPRYVASPDINTEDFQAAVDFLSAQDNADPEKIGTIGICGWGGMALNAAAVDTRIKATVTSTMYDMSRVNAKGYFDLEDSEEVRHEKRRALNAQRTVDYKNGEYARAGGVVDPVPEDAPFFIKDYYDYYKTSRGYHKRSLNSNGGWNVTSSLSFLNMPILQYADEIRSAVLLIHGEKAHSLYFSKDAYAMLKGDNKELMVIPDAVHTDLYDKMEVIPFEKMAAFFEKYMV
- a CDS encoding Glu/Leu/Phe/Val family dehydrogenase, which produces MAKAYNPYENMLEVLDEAAKMLGLEENDYIALKHPERELKVSIPVKMDDGSVEVFDGYRVQHSSSRGPCKGGIRYHQEVDMDEVKALAAWMSFKCAVVNIPYGGAKGAVKVDPRKLSKAELERLTRRYTAMILPIIGPERDIPAPDVNTNAEIMGWIMDTYSMFNGRAVPGVVTGKPIEIGGALGRSEATGRGVMIIVNEAIKYLGMHDGGDVRVAVQGMGNVGGVAAQLLHDCGRKIVAVSDISGGYYNPEGLDITAMRKYIAESDSHTLEGYTAPGCRKISNAELIACDCDVLVPCALQNQITGDNADTVKAKLVVEGANGPTTVEGDEILNKRGIPVVPDILANAGGVVVSYFEWVQNIQRLIWDESQTNEMLEGIMLRAFKEVAEAKESKNTTFRMGAHMVAIKRLVAAKKIRGIFPN
- a CDS encoding aspartate aminotransferase family protein; protein product: MSKYLDWSDYAAIHAQAGEIMKHRKKLKRSAIDRYEKWFDTNCATSKKQYEAAQKVIPGGIQHNLANNHPFPISIDKAEGPYLYDVDGNRYYDLLMAGGPVILGNNYLHKECTEFINEKGPLSGLYSDYERKLAELINQYFPSCEMFRMLGSGTEADIIGIRLARAFTGKRELIRIRGGYHGWSDQLIYNASEAPDGLDCMNGIPVDCFKSTHCVEPNDVEALEAQFIANEKLGGTAAFIMEPLGQDSGAVPLTPAYHKAAKELCKKYNALLIYDEVVTAFRLGMGGAQAQFGTKPDLTIFGKIIGGGYPCAGGIGGRREIMEMLAAGINKDRSKKVRVGGTLSANPLTAYAGCCTINELARLNAHPQMAAAADKFMKEIALLTEKYDIPALIFNHQTILHIDVAASQHIPTFYKPGDPEAARQQKEASQCVMEFAMALAAEGIIISGGGKTYICYESIPLMDEVLERYDRVFREFE
- a CDS encoding iron-containing alcohol dehydrogenase, with protein sequence MKNFTFSVPQEVVFGNGSLAQLPELLHRCRSDRVLLISDRMLEKLGLVKRISDLAEAAGVQLSAFLDVEANPSVQTVEKAAAAYRGFGATSIIALGGGSPMDVAKAVGILVKHGGEITQYEGAHLVPGPIVPLVAIPTTAGTGSEVTAFSVITDHARNYKLSIFSYEIVPRYALLDPSLITSLPAPVAASTGIDAFIHALEAYLSRSASPFSDAMAQKAMELIGGSIRRFVANRQDSEAACAMLSGSMFAGIAFAWARLGNVHAMSHPVSAYFNVPHGIANAILLPVILEYNAMADNGRYRDIYNFISRKKAGDDFAPSVLVDEIRALLRDFDIPGSLSAAGVTAEKIPLMAADAMKSGNILANPRQSTIQDVERLYLSAL
- a CDS encoding DeoR/GlpR family DNA-binding transcription regulator, whose protein sequence is MLTIERQEQIKNILLEQKSVSVADLTARFDVSFETIRRDLKVLEKEGFVEKSYGGAILKQRVNNTADFQMLSNIMVEAKQRMAAMALNFISPGDCIYIGFATTCVQIAELLDNIPITVLTSSLEVMNKLSGKKNITLFSTGGAWDARNCAFTGRTAVDNLAQFHLDKAFISCRALSMENGISDKTEAESDMRRRIVESSNEVYLLADNSKFGKMTFVKTCGFERITAVITDKTLSKPWASFLDDLKIAHYDCEHPLESAEDPEK
- a CDS encoding MFS transporter, which encodes MEAISAKRQAKFDAVSFEPDAKVPLRDKWCLGLTGLATNGPWVIFGYFLTYFYTDVLGMSGVLAGSLMMFARVFDAITDLIIGWCIDHFNLKWGKYRSWVLFSIPIQFILFIMVFTALPDTSSTLQMVVACVGYGCYGAIGSTLCFIPMNCQVTNTARNQTERASIAAIKGFTKNAGKLIVVACFLPLVNFFGGGSLSRGFFIAAIMFSAIYVAPVIWTFFASEKYELNADGSYREHLRDLRVEKGETVSFGQQVSDLVRNRPAMVTVVSTFLLYILDGIRSGTTVYLYNNYFERPELASIALFFNAGCAIAGSFCIQYFIRLFKDSNRAYIFTMVTGAGMYLAWFGIICAVGREQAGQMMGLGQPLFILYALCGFMQGAHLVFPDVMLPQAVDYGQWKYDRNQAGFIFASYGFCLTIGGAIGGGLLGFMLDGIGYSAGADMAESVLKGLLLIGVLLPSILTLVQAFVQSLTGLNDKKHAQCVKEIAERKHDA